TCTTCgtcctccacctgctcctcctctttcccctcctcttttccctccccctcctcctcctcttcctcttgctgTCCTCTCTTGTCGAGCACACCAGAGGAGGTTGATGATGTCACTGGGGCCCCGAgtcctccccagagccctcagagtgcccgcccctcccccactgccatgGCCTCCCCTCCACTGAGCCAGTCTGAAGACGACAGCTCCAGCAGCCGAGGAGAGGAGGGTCCGAGCACCTCGCAGGCCCAGCCAGACACTGCGTCCTTTCCCAGAAACGTGATTGATGACAAGGTGGCTGAGCTGGTAGAGTTCCTGCTTGTCAAGTTTCACACAAAGGAGCCGACCACAAAGGCGGAGATGCTGAATACGGTCCTCAGAGATCACCAGGACCACTTCCCTGTGATCTTCAGTGAAGCCTCTGAGTGCATGCAGCTCGTCTTTGGCGTTGACGTGAAGGAAGTGGACCCCAGCGACCACGCCTATGTCCTGGTCACCACCCTGGGCCTCACCTACGATGGGATGCTGAGCGATGAGCAGAGCATGCCCAAGACCGGCCTCCTGGTGATGCTCCTGGGCGTCATCCTCCTGCAGGGCGACTGTGCCCCTGAGGAGGACGTCTGGGAAGCACTGAGTGTCATGGGGGTGCGTGCCGGGAGGGAGCACTTCATCTACGGGGAGCCCAGGGAGCTTATCACTAACGTTTGGGTGCGGGAGCAGTACGTGGAGTACCGGCAGGTGCCCAACAGCGATCCTGCTCGCTACGAGTTCCTGTGGGGTCCCAGGGCCCACGCTGAAACCAGCAAGATGAGTCTCCTGGAGTTTTTGGCCAGTGCCATTGGGAGTGACCCCAGGTCCTTCCCAGTGTGGTATGAGGAAGCTTTGAGAGATCAGGAAGAGAGAGTTCAGGCCAGAATTGCCAGCATGGATAATGCTACTGACACGGCCAGTGCAAGTTGTAGTACTGTGCCCGGTAGCTCCTCCTGCCCTGAGTGAAGTCTAAAGCAGATTCTTCACTCTGTGTTTTAGGAAGGCAGTCAATGATCTAAGCAGtggagggccaggctggggctgagAGTATTATAGGGCATAACAGCTTTGTGTTCCTGTTCCATAGGGGTGACTTTGAAATgtatcatcttctttttctttctgcttttcttcttctttgtggtgaggaagattggccctgaactaacatctgttggcaatcttcctctttttgcttgaggaagattgtcccttagctaagatctatgccagtcttcctctatcttttgtacgtgggacgccaccacagcatggcttgattagcagcacataggtctgtgccagggatccaaacccacgaaaactgggccaccaaagtggagagcactaACTGAACCGCTACACCACCTGGCGGGcccctcttcttttattttttgtattttaaaatgttgttacTTTTAATTGAACATGTGTTAGCTTCCAATCTAAGTTTATGAATGACATTGGTCACACATTTATTGCTATTTATCCagtttaaaagaaagttttgccattttgtgaaaaaataaaagaggaataccttctgttttatttcttctgtaacaA
The sequence above is drawn from the Equus quagga isolate Etosha38 unplaced genomic scaffold, UCLA_HA_Equagga_1.0 66942_RagTag, whole genome shotgun sequence genome and encodes:
- the LOC124234042 gene encoding melanoma-associated antigen 10-like; this translates as MPRAPKRWCYMLEEGLQSQSETQGPVGALLPVAVEEDTSSSSTCSSSFPSSFPSPSSSSSSCCPLLSSTPEEVDDVTGAPSPPQSPQSARPSPTAMASPPLSQSEDDSSSSRGEEGPSTSQAQPDTASFPRNVIDDKVAELVEFLLVKFHTKEPTTKAEMLNTVLRDHQDHFPVIFSEASECMQLVFGVDVKEVDPSDHAYVLVTTLGLTYDGMLSDEQSMPKTGLLVMLLGVILLQGDCAPEEDVWEALSVMGVRAGREHFIYGEPRELITNVWVREQYVEYRQVPNSDPARYEFLWGPRAHAETSKMSLLEFLASAIGSDPRSFPVWYEEALRDQEERVQARIASMDNATDTASASCSTVPGSSSCPE